The Streptomyces sp. NBC_00440 genome contains a region encoding:
- a CDS encoding ATP-binding protein, translated as MRSDSTGHRTAPGSLPAELSRFVGRRSEAAELERLIGSSRLVTVVGVGGVGKTRLATQVAETLQERFCDGVWLAELSALRDPELVEHTLVEALGLTDHTSRPPREVLTRHLAGRELLLVVDGFEFLVDACAGLLLALLRSAPGLRVIAVGRRPLEIEGELPLPLGPMRDRDAVRLFTERVSAGRPGFRFARSDTALVAEVCRRLDGIPLALELAAGRMRALSVEQLLARLDDRFRVLTGGGRGVLPRHRTLRTAIGWSHELCTPEQRLLWARLSVFPGQFDLEAAEYICAGPELPSDGVLEVLDELLAQSVLVREDTPAGVRYRMLDTIRDYGAQWLAATGDTEQLRRRHRDWFLGLATWCELDWFSPRQTGIAARVDSELPNLRGALEFSLEHSGDVHLAQYLAGTLWFYWAGCGRLAEGRHWLEHVLEAESGHDGSRLKALWVLGYVAVLQGDAVAAVAALHECHEAAQHTGDEVAAAYALHRTGCLALVTDDMPRAEELLREAIGQYRELGELNSNVLMGQVELAMAVCFRGRLAEAVAICQDVVTVCEDHGERWARAYALYVLAFEAWSDGRAARSRELLSESLATSHAFHDQLGTVLALELMALLALEGGEATEAALLQGAAGRLWSSVGLPLFGSAYYNAPHQRCEEGARRKLGPEVYESFLSRGAQLGRDAAVARALHGPAAREDPPPPAPRGARGRRAEAMKREVRPDQRA; from the coding sequence ATGCGAAGTGACTCGACCGGCCATCGGACCGCCCCCGGCAGCCTTCCGGCAGAGCTCAGCCGGTTCGTGGGGCGCCGGAGCGAGGCCGCCGAGCTGGAGAGACTCATCGGCTCGTCCCGGCTGGTCACGGTGGTCGGAGTCGGTGGCGTGGGCAAGACACGGCTGGCGACGCAGGTGGCGGAGACACTGCAGGAACGGTTCTGCGACGGAGTGTGGCTGGCCGAACTGTCCGCCCTGCGCGACCCGGAGCTGGTCGAGCACACCCTCGTCGAGGCCCTGGGGCTGACCGACCACACGAGCAGGCCGCCGCGCGAGGTGCTGACCCGCCATCTCGCCGGGCGGGAGCTGCTGTTGGTGGTCGACGGCTTCGAGTTCCTGGTCGACGCGTGCGCCGGGCTGCTCCTCGCACTGCTGCGCAGCGCACCGGGACTGCGGGTGATCGCGGTCGGCAGGCGGCCCCTGGAGATCGAGGGTGAGTTGCCCCTCCCGCTGGGGCCGATGCGGGACCGGGACGCCGTGCGGCTCTTCACCGAACGCGTCTCGGCTGGCCGGCCCGGATTCCGGTTCGCCCGGAGCGACACCGCGCTGGTGGCGGAGGTGTGCCGGCGGCTGGACGGGATCCCGCTCGCGCTGGAACTGGCGGCGGGACGGATGCGGGCCCTCTCGGTCGAGCAGCTGCTGGCCAGGCTGGACGACCGGTTCCGGGTGCTGACCGGGGGCGGCAGGGGTGTGCTGCCGCGCCACCGGACGCTGCGCACGGCGATCGGCTGGAGCCATGAACTGTGCACCCCGGAACAGCGGTTGCTCTGGGCGCGGCTCTCCGTGTTCCCCGGGCAGTTCGACCTGGAGGCGGCCGAGTACATCTGCGCCGGCCCCGAACTCCCCTCCGACGGCGTCCTGGAGGTGCTGGACGAGCTGCTCGCACAGTCCGTGCTGGTACGGGAGGACACCCCGGCGGGCGTCCGCTACCGGATGCTCGACACCATCCGGGACTACGGGGCGCAGTGGCTCGCCGCGACCGGGGACACCGAGCAGCTCCGGCGGCGCCACCGCGACTGGTTCCTGGGGCTGGCCACCTGGTGCGAGCTCGACTGGTTCAGCCCACGGCAGACCGGGATCGCGGCCCGGGTGGACAGTGAACTGCCCAATCTGCGGGGCGCGCTGGAGTTCTCGCTGGAGCACTCCGGTGACGTTCATCTGGCGCAGTACCTGGCGGGGACGCTCTGGTTCTACTGGGCGGGCTGCGGACGGCTCGCCGAGGGCCGGCACTGGCTGGAGCATGTGCTGGAGGCGGAGAGCGGGCACGACGGCTCACGGCTCAAAGCCCTCTGGGTCCTGGGCTACGTGGCGGTGCTCCAGGGCGACGCGGTGGCCGCGGTGGCCGCCCTCCACGAGTGCCACGAGGCGGCACAGCACACCGGTGACGAGGTGGCGGCCGCGTACGCGCTGCACAGGACCGGCTGTCTGGCGCTGGTCACCGATGACATGCCGCGCGCGGAGGAACTGCTGCGCGAGGCGATCGGGCAGTACCGGGAGCTCGGTGAACTCAACAGCAACGTCCTGATGGGACAGGTCGAGCTGGCGATGGCGGTGTGCTTCCGCGGCCGGCTCGCCGAGGCGGTCGCCATCTGCCAGGACGTCGTGACGGTCTGCGAGGACCACGGCGAGCGCTGGGCGCGGGCCTACGCGCTGTATGTACTGGCTTTCGAGGCCTGGTCGGACGGCCGGGCGGCGCGCTCCCGCGAGCTGCTGTCCGAGTCCCTCGCGACCAGCCATGCCTTCCACGACCAGCTGGGCACGGTGCTCGCCCTGGAGCTGATGGCGCTGCTCGCCCTGGAGGGCGGCGAGGCCACGGAGGCCGCGCTGCTGCAGGGCGCGGCCGGGCGGCTCTGGTCGTCGGTGGGGCTGCCGCTCTTCGGCTCGGCGTACTACAACGCGCCGCATCAGCGGTGCGAGGAGGGGGCCCGCCGCAAGCTGGGTCCCGAGGTCTACGAGAGTTTCCTGTCGCGGGGTGCACAGCTGGGCCGGGACGCCGCGGTGGCGCGTGCGCTGCACGGCCCGGCAGCACGCGAAGACCCGCCGCCCCCGGCTCCGCGAGGAGCGAGGGGACGACGGGCCGAAGCGATGAAGCGCGAGGTACGTCCGGATCAGCGGGCGTAG
- a CDS encoding shikimate dehydrogenase, which translates to MAEARRAAVLGSPIAHSLSPVLHRAAYRELGLGDWSYDRFEVDEAALPAFVDGLGASWAGLSLTMPLKRAVIPLLDEVTATAASVEAVNTVVFTADGRRVGDNTDIPGMIAAMRERGVEKVESAAVLGAGATASSALAALSLICTGPVTAYVRSAARAQEMRGWGERLGVDVRTADWAEAAGAFDAPLVIATTPAGTTDALAAAVPDAPGTLFDVLYEPWPTPLATAWQSRGGAVVGGLDLLVHQAVLQVEQMTGSSPAPLAAMREAGERALASR; encoded by the coding sequence ATGGCTGAGGCTCGCAGGGCGGCCGTTCTGGGCTCGCCGATCGCGCACTCGCTCTCGCCGGTGCTGCACCGTGCCGCGTACCGGGAACTCGGCCTCGGTGACTGGTCGTACGACCGTTTCGAGGTGGACGAGGCGGCCCTCCCGGCGTTCGTCGACGGGCTGGGCGCGTCCTGGGCCGGGCTCTCGCTGACCATGCCGCTCAAGCGGGCGGTCATCCCGCTGCTCGACGAGGTGACCGCGACGGCCGCATCCGTCGAAGCGGTCAACACGGTGGTGTTCACCGCCGACGGGCGCCGGGTGGGTGACAACACCGACATCCCGGGGATGATCGCCGCGATGCGTGAGCGCGGCGTCGAGAAGGTCGAGTCGGCCGCCGTCCTGGGCGCGGGCGCCACCGCCTCGTCCGCCCTCGCGGCCCTCTCCCTCATCTGTACGGGCCCGGTCACCGCCTACGTACGCAGTGCCGCCCGCGCCCAGGAGATGCGCGGCTGGGGCGAACGGCTGGGCGTCGACGTGCGCACGGCCGACTGGGCGGAGGCCGCCGGGGCGTTCGACGCGCCGCTGGTCATCGCGACCACCCCGGCCGGCACCACCGACGCGCTCGCCGCCGCCGTCCCCGACGCGCCCGGCACGCTCTTCGACGTGCTGTACGAGCCGTGGCCGACACCGCTCGCCACCGCCTGGCAGTCCCGCGGCGGGGCCGTCGTCGGCGGCCTCGACCTGCTGGTGCACCAGGCGGTGCTCCAGGTCGAGCAGATGACCGGGAGCAGCCCCGCACCGCTGGCCGCCATGCGGGAAGCGGGAGAGCGGGCGCTCGCCTCCCGGTGA
- a CDS encoding DUF948 domain-containing protein, which translates to MSGGEVAGILVAVFWAILVSFLAVVLVRLAQTLRTTTKLVADVTDQAVPLLADASTAVRSAQTQLERVDAIASDVQEVTSNASALSTTVASTFGGPLVKVAAFGYGVRRALGRKGEAEPESPRRPVIVGRTVPAPRRRKRKG; encoded by the coding sequence GTGTCCGGTGGAGAGGTGGCCGGCATCCTGGTGGCCGTCTTCTGGGCGATCCTGGTCTCCTTCCTCGCCGTGGTGCTGGTGAGGCTGGCCCAGACGCTCAGGACGACCACCAAGCTGGTGGCGGACGTGACCGACCAGGCCGTGCCCCTGCTCGCCGACGCCTCCACGGCCGTCCGGTCGGCGCAGACCCAGCTGGAGCGGGTCGACGCCATCGCGAGCGACGTGCAGGAGGTCACCTCCAACGCGTCGGCGCTCTCCACCACCGTCGCATCGACCTTCGGCGGACCGCTGGTGAAGGTCGCGGCCTTCGGCTACGGCGTCCGCCGGGCCCTCGGGCGCAAGGGCGAAGCGGAGCCCGAGAGCCCGCGCCGCCCGGTGATCGTCGGCCGCACGGTGCCGGCCCCACGGCGTAGGAAGCGGAAGGGCTGA
- the aroC gene encoding chorismate synthase encodes MSRLRWLTAGESHGPALVATLEGLPAGVPVTTDMVADALARRRLGYGRGARMKFEKDEVTFLGGVRHGLTMGGPVAVMIGNTEWPKWEKVMSADPVDPDELAQLARNAPLTRPRPGHADLAGMQKYALDEARPILERASARETAARVALGTVARSYLKETTGIELVSHVVELAGAKAPYGVVPVPADEARLDEDPVRCLDADASKAMVAEIDQAHKDGDTLGGVVEVLAYGVPVGLGSHVHWDRRLDARLAAALMGIQAIKGVEVGDGFDLARVPGSKAHDEIVPTDEGVRRTSGRSGGTEGGMSTGELLRVRAAMKPIATVPRALATIDVVTGEVAAAHHQRSDVCAVPAAGIVAEAMVALVLADAVAEKFGGDSVGETRRNVRSFLDNLQIR; translated from the coding sequence TTGAGCAGGTTGCGTTGGCTGACCGCGGGGGAGTCGCACGGACCCGCACTGGTGGCGACGCTGGAGGGGCTTCCCGCCGGCGTCCCGGTCACCACGGACATGGTGGCGGACGCGCTCGCCCGGCGGCGGCTCGGATACGGCCGCGGCGCCCGGATGAAGTTCGAGAAGGACGAGGTCACCTTCCTCGGCGGGGTCCGGCACGGGCTGACCATGGGCGGCCCGGTGGCCGTCATGATCGGCAACACCGAGTGGCCCAAGTGGGAGAAGGTCATGTCGGCCGACCCGGTCGACCCCGACGAGCTGGCCCAGCTGGCCCGCAACGCCCCGCTGACCCGGCCCCGCCCCGGCCACGCGGACCTCGCGGGTATGCAGAAGTACGCGCTGGACGAGGCCCGGCCGATCCTGGAGCGCGCCAGCGCCCGTGAGACGGCGGCCCGCGTCGCCCTCGGCACGGTGGCCCGCTCCTACCTGAAGGAGACGACCGGCATCGAACTCGTCTCGCACGTCGTGGAGCTGGCTGGAGCGAAGGCCCCCTACGGCGTCGTCCCAGTCCCCGCCGACGAGGCGCGGCTGGACGAGGACCCGGTGCGCTGCCTGGACGCGGACGCGTCCAAGGCGATGGTCGCCGAGATCGACCAGGCCCACAAGGACGGTGACACCCTCGGCGGTGTGGTCGAGGTGCTCGCCTACGGCGTACCGGTCGGCCTCGGTTCGCATGTCCACTGGGACCGCAGGCTCGACGCCAGGCTCGCCGCCGCTCTGATGGGCATCCAGGCCATCAAGGGCGTCGAGGTCGGCGACGGCTTCGACCTGGCCCGGGTGCCGGGCTCCAAGGCCCACGACGAGATCGTGCCGACCGATGAGGGCGTACGCCGCACATCGGGCCGCTCCGGTGGTACCGAGGGCGGAATGTCCACCGGTGAACTGCTGCGCGTCCGGGCCGCGATGAAGCCGATCGCGACCGTGCCCCGCGCGCTCGCCACCATCGACGTGGTCACCGGGGAGGTCGCCGCCGCGCACCACCAGCGCTCGGACGTCTGCGCGGTGCCTGCCGCCGGGATCGTCGCCGAGGCCATGGTCGCGCTGGTCCTGGCGGACGCGGTCGCGGAGAAGTTCGGCGGCGACAGCGTCGGCGAGACCCGCAGGAACGTCCGGTCGTTCCTCGACAACCTGCAGATCCGATGA
- the ruvX gene encoding Holliday junction resolvase RuvX, protein MRRGRRLSIDVGDARIGVASCDPDGVLATPVETVPGRDVPAAHRRLKQLIAEYEPIEVVVGLPRSLNGGEGPAAAKVRGFAQELARGIAPIPVRLIDERMTTVTASQSLRASGVKSRKGRSVIDQAAAVVILQNALESERASGVAPGEGVEVVV, encoded by the coding sequence ATGCGACGGGGCCGCCGGCTTTCGATCGATGTCGGGGACGCCCGGATCGGGGTCGCCTCGTGCGACCCCGACGGGGTCCTCGCCACACCGGTGGAGACCGTGCCCGGACGTGATGTCCCGGCCGCCCACCGGCGGTTGAAACAATTGATCGCCGAGTACGAACCGATTGAGGTCGTGGTCGGCCTTCCCCGTTCCCTGAATGGGGGAGAGGGCCCGGCGGCCGCCAAGGTCCGCGGATTCGCCCAGGAACTCGCTCGTGGTATCGCACCCATTCCGGTGCGATTGATCGACGAGAGGATGACCACAGTGACAGCGAGTCAGAGTTTGCGGGCCTCAGGCGTAAAGTCCCGAAAGGGTCGTTCTGTCATCGACCAGGCGGCGGCCGTTGTCATCCTGCAGAATGCACTGGAGTCCGAACGGGCGTCAGGCGTTGCTCCAGGTGAGGGCGTCGAAGTGGTTGTCTGA
- a CDS encoding DUF6167 family protein, protein MFRRTFWFATGAAAGVWATTKVNRKIKQLSPESLAAQAANKAVDAGHRLKDFAVDVRAGMVQREAELGEALGIDAQPGPAELPARRRLAAIEYTKHSHNRNEDH, encoded by the coding sequence ATGTTCCGCCGTACGTTCTGGTTCGCCACCGGCGCCGCAGCCGGTGTGTGGGCCACCACCAAGGTCAACCGCAAGATCAAGCAGCTGAGCCCGGAGAGCCTCGCGGCGCAGGCGGCGAACAAGGCCGTCGACGCGGGCCACCGGCTGAAGGACTTCGCCGTCGACGTACGGGCCGGAATGGTCCAGCGCGAGGCGGAGCTGGGGGAGGCGCTCGGGATCGACGCGCAGCCCGGACCGGCCGAGCTTCCCGCGCGGCGACGTCTCGCCGCCATCGAATACACCAAGCACTCGCACAACCGGAATGAGGACCACTGA
- the alaS gene encoding alanine--tRNA ligase translates to MESAEIRRRWLSFFEERGHTVVPSASLIADDPTLLLVPAGMVPFKPYFLGEAKPPAPRATSVQKCVRTPDIEEVGKTTRHGTFFQMCGNFSFGDYFKEGAIQYAWELLTSSVADGGYGLEPERLWITVYLDDDEAEQIWREKIGVPAERIQRLGKKDNFWSMGVPGPCGPCSEINYDRGPEFGVEGGPAVNDERYVEIWNLVFMQYERGAGDGKEDFPILGDLPSRNIDTGLGLERLAMILQDVPNLYEIDTSQVVIDKATELTGVRYGQAEGSDVSLRVVTDHMRTSVMLIGDGVTPGNEGRGYVLRRIMRRAIRNMRLLGATGPVVAELVDVVINTMGHQYPELITDRKRIETVALAEEAAFVKTLKAGTNILDTAVSETKAAGGRILAGDKAFLLHDTWGFPIDLTLEMAAEQGVSVDEDGFRRLMKEQRERAKADARSKKTGHADLSAYRAVADSSGATEFTGYTSTEGESTIVGLLVDGVPSPAATEGDEVEIVLDRTPFYAEGGGQLADTGRIRLDSGAVVEVRDVQQPVPGVSVHKGSVQVGEVTVGAAAYAAIDQRRRRAIARAHSATHLTHQALRDALGPTAAQAGSENSPGRFRFDFGSPNAVPGTVLTDVEQKINDVLAHELDVHAEVMSIDEAKKQGAIAEFGEKYGERVRVVTIGDFSKELCGGTHVRNTAQLGLVKLLGESSIGSGVRRIEALVGVDAYNFLAREHTVVAQLQELVKGRSEELPEKISGMLSKLKDAEKEIEKFRAEKVLQAAAGLAAGAKDVRGVAVVTGQVPDGTGADDLRRLVLDVRGRIQGDRPAVVALFTTANGRPLTVIATNEAARGRGLKAGELVRTAAKTLGGGGGGKPDVAQGGGQNPDAIGDAVAAVERLVGETA, encoded by the coding sequence ATGGAGTCGGCTGAAATTCGCCGCCGCTGGCTGAGCTTCTTCGAGGAGCGCGGGCACACCGTCGTCCCTTCGGCGTCGCTCATCGCGGACGACCCGACTCTGCTCCTTGTGCCCGCGGGCATGGTCCCGTTCAAGCCGTACTTCCTGGGCGAGGCCAAGCCGCCGGCCCCGCGCGCCACCAGCGTGCAGAAGTGCGTGCGTACACCGGACATCGAAGAGGTCGGCAAGACCACCCGGCACGGCACGTTCTTCCAGATGTGCGGCAACTTCTCCTTCGGCGACTACTTCAAGGAAGGCGCCATCCAGTACGCCTGGGAGCTGCTCACCAGCTCCGTGGCGGACGGCGGTTACGGTCTTGAGCCCGAGCGGCTCTGGATCACCGTCTACCTGGACGACGACGAGGCCGAGCAGATCTGGCGCGAGAAGATCGGCGTACCGGCCGAGCGCATCCAGCGGCTGGGCAAGAAGGACAACTTCTGGTCCATGGGCGTCCCCGGCCCCTGCGGACCGTGCTCCGAGATCAACTACGACCGCGGCCCGGAGTTCGGCGTCGAGGGCGGCCCCGCCGTCAACGACGAGCGCTACGTGGAGATCTGGAACCTGGTCTTCATGCAGTACGAGCGCGGCGCCGGAGACGGGAAGGAGGACTTCCCGATCCTCGGCGACCTGCCGTCCAGGAACATCGACACCGGCCTGGGCCTCGAACGCCTGGCGATGATCCTCCAGGACGTGCCGAACCTGTACGAGATCGACACCTCACAGGTCGTCATCGACAAGGCCACCGAGCTGACCGGCGTCAGGTACGGCCAGGCCGAGGGCTCGGACGTCTCGCTGCGGGTCGTCACCGACCACATGCGTACGTCCGTGATGCTCATCGGCGACGGTGTGACCCCCGGCAACGAGGGCCGCGGCTATGTCCTGCGCCGCATCATGCGCCGGGCCATCCGCAACATGCGGCTGCTGGGCGCCACCGGGCCGGTCGTCGCCGAGCTGGTCGACGTGGTGATCAACACGATGGGCCACCAGTACCCGGAGCTCATCACCGACCGCAAGCGCATCGAGACCGTCGCCCTCGCCGAGGAGGCCGCCTTCGTCAAGACGCTGAAGGCCGGCACCAACATCCTCGACACCGCCGTCAGCGAGACCAAGGCCGCCGGCGGCCGGATCCTCGCCGGTGACAAGGCGTTCCTGCTCCACGACACCTGGGGCTTCCCGATCGACCTCACCCTGGAGATGGCCGCCGAACAGGGCGTCTCGGTGGACGAGGACGGCTTCCGGCGGCTGATGAAGGAGCAGCGCGAGCGGGCCAAGGCCGACGCCAGGTCGAAGAAGACCGGCCACGCCGACCTCTCCGCCTACCGCGCCGTCGCCGACAGCTCCGGCGCCACCGAGTTCACCGGATACACCTCCACCGAGGGCGAGTCGACCATCGTCGGACTGCTCGTCGACGGGGTGCCGTCGCCCGCCGCCACCGAGGGCGACGAGGTCGAGATCGTCCTGGACCGGACCCCGTTCTACGCCGAGGGCGGCGGCCAGCTCGCCGACACCGGCCGGATCAGGCTCGACTCGGGCGCTGTCGTGGAGGTCCGCGACGTCCAGCAGCCGGTCCCCGGGGTCTCCGTGCACAAGGGCTCGGTCCAGGTGGGCGAGGTGACGGTGGGAGCCGCCGCCTACGCCGCCATCGACCAGCGCCGCCGCCGGGCCATCGCCCGCGCCCACAGCGCCACCCACCTCACCCACCAGGCGCTGCGCGACGCCCTCGGCCCGACGGCCGCCCAGGCCGGCTCGGAGAACTCGCCCGGTCGCTTCCGCTTCGACTTCGGTTCGCCCAACGCCGTTCCCGGCACGGTCCTCACCGACGTCGAGCAGAAGATCAACGATGTCCTCGCCCATGAACTCGACGTCCACGCCGAGGTCATGTCCATCGACGAGGCCAAGAAGCAGGGCGCCATCGCCGAGTTCGGCGAGAAGTACGGCGAGCGCGTCCGTGTCGTCACCATCGGAGACTTCTCCAAGGAGCTGTGCGGCGGGACGCATGTCCGCAACACGGCCCAGCTCGGACTGGTGAAGCTGCTCGGCGAGTCCTCGATCGGCTCCGGTGTGCGCCGGATCGAGGCTCTGGTGGGCGTCGACGCGTACAACTTCCTGGCCAGGGAGCACACGGTGGTCGCCCAGCTCCAGGAGCTGGTCAAGGGCCGCTCCGAGGAGCTGCCCGAGAAGATCTCCGGGATGCTCTCGAAGCTCAAGGACGCCGAGAAGGAGATCGAGAAGTTCCGCGCGGAGAAGGTCCTCCAGGCCGCCGCCGGTCTCGCCGCCGGGGCCAAGGACGTGCGTGGTGTCGCCGTGGTGACCGGCCAGGTCCCCGACGGCACGGGCGCCGACGACCTGCGCAGGCTCGTTCTCGACGTACGGGGCCGTATCCAGGGCGACCGCCCCGCCGTGGTGGCCCTCTTCACCACGGCCAACGGCCGCCCGCTGACGGTCATCGCCACCAATGAGGCCGCCAGGGGTCGCGGTCTCAAGGCCGGCGAGCTGGTCCGTACGGCTGCCAAGACCCTCGGTGGCGGCGGTGGCGGCAAGCCGGACGTCGCCCAGGGCGGCGGGCAGAACCCGGACGCCATCGGCGACGCCGTGGCCGCCGTCGAGCGCCTGGTCGGAGAGACCGCCTGA
- the mltG gene encoding endolytic transglycosylase MltG has translation MTEYGRGAGSEPWHPEDPLYGDQGWGGQQDASGQTPYNGQAQQYAQAQQYDQYGNPVYSPPQDPYQQQYPQQQGQYPQDPQQHGAGQGQYGQGQYGQNQGQVQYGRDQQQYPQDPNQQQYAQNSNAQQYPPTPHQQAPDQQAQYQQQYGQPPYQQDAYPQQAQPQQNGGWDGAAQTGVAYGADPHTPYGGQPVHHNGENPDFYRTPDAYPPPQPPGRRDEWQQEPPAEPEAEPQHEPETHPFFTGADSPVGGGGDDDDYDDDPAETRDGTRDRRGKSGKPKRRNGCACFVVSLVMVAGLGGVGYVGYSFYQSRYAPPPDYTGVGSTPVEVEVPQGTGLGGIGRLLKQKGVVKSVQAFVTAAGKNPKGKALQAGVYSLNQQMSAANAVTAMVDPNSLNQLIIPPGWRNANVYAAIDKRLELKAGTTAGVARSQADKLGLPGWAKGHKNLKDPLEGFLAPASYPIAKGMKPEDLLKKMVGQSDKTYGDDNLVAAAHRLGLKDSFQVVTVASMLQAEGKTNDDFRRMAEVIYNRLKPSNLQNTNQRLQFDSTYNYLKGQSKINIGSTEINKNTDPYNTYKQRGLPPGPIGNPGKDAMAAALNPTKDGYYFFVSIDGHQTEFAKTYAEFMKLKTQFDAKQSSNG, from the coding sequence ATGACTGAGTATGGCCGGGGCGCAGGCTCCGAACCGTGGCATCCCGAGGACCCGTTGTACGGGGACCAGGGATGGGGAGGTCAGCAGGACGCCTCCGGTCAGACGCCGTACAACGGCCAGGCGCAGCAGTACGCCCAGGCGCAGCAGTACGACCAGTACGGCAACCCGGTGTACAGCCCGCCGCAGGACCCGTACCAGCAGCAGTACCCGCAGCAGCAGGGGCAGTACCCGCAGGACCCGCAGCAGCACGGCGCGGGTCAGGGCCAGTACGGCCAGGGCCAGTACGGCCAGAACCAGGGCCAGGTCCAGTACGGCCGGGACCAGCAGCAGTACCCGCAGGACCCGAACCAGCAGCAGTACGCGCAGAATTCGAATGCGCAGCAGTACCCGCCGACCCCGCACCAGCAGGCCCCCGACCAGCAGGCGCAGTACCAGCAGCAGTACGGGCAGCCCCCGTACCAGCAGGACGCGTACCCGCAGCAGGCCCAGCCGCAGCAGAACGGCGGCTGGGACGGCGCAGCGCAGACCGGTGTGGCGTACGGCGCGGATCCGCACACGCCGTACGGCGGACAGCCGGTGCACCACAACGGGGAGAACCCCGACTTCTACCGGACGCCCGACGCCTATCCGCCGCCGCAGCCCCCCGGCCGCCGGGACGAGTGGCAGCAGGAGCCGCCCGCGGAGCCCGAGGCCGAGCCGCAGCACGAGCCCGAGACGCATCCTTTCTTCACCGGCGCCGACAGTCCTGTCGGCGGCGGCGGCGATGACGACGACTACGACGACGACCCCGCCGAGACACGTGACGGCACCCGGGACCGCCGGGGCAAGAGCGGAAAGCCCAAACGCCGCAACGGCTGCGCCTGCTTCGTGGTCTCACTCGTCATGGTCGCCGGCCTCGGCGGCGTGGGCTATGTGGGTTACAGCTTCTACCAGTCCCGCTACGCACCGCCGCCCGACTACACCGGCGTCGGCAGCACGCCGGTCGAGGTCGAGGTCCCGCAGGGCACGGGCCTCGGCGGGATCGGCCGGCTGCTGAAGCAGAAGGGCGTCGTCAAGAGCGTCCAGGCGTTCGTCACCGCGGCCGGGAAGAACCCGAAGGGCAAGGCGCTGCAGGCCGGGGTGTACAGCCTCAACCAGCAGATGTCCGCGGCGAACGCGGTCACCGCGATGGTGGACCCGAACAGCCTGAACCAGCTGATCATCCCGCCCGGCTGGCGGAACGCCAATGTGTACGCGGCCATCGACAAACGGCTGGAGCTCAAGGCCGGGACCACCGCCGGCGTCGCCAGGTCGCAGGCCGACAAGCTGGGTCTGCCCGGCTGGGCCAAGGGGCACAAGAACCTCAAGGACCCGCTGGAGGGCTTCCTGGCGCCGGCGAGCTACCCGATCGCCAAGGGGATGAAGCCGGAGGACCTCCTCAAGAAGATGGTCGGCCAGTCGGACAAGACGTACGGGGACGACAACCTCGTAGCGGCGGCGCACCGGCTGGGGCTGAAGGACTCGTTCCAGGTCGTCACCGTGGCGAGCATGCTCCAGGCCGAGGGGAAGACGAACGACGACTTCCGGCGGATGGCCGAGGTCATTTACAACAGGCTGAAACCCAGCAATCTCCAGAACACCAATCAGCGGCTTCAGTTCGACTCCACGTACAACTATCTCAAGGGCCAGAGCAAGATCAATATCGGCTCCACCGAGATCAACAAGAACACGGATCCGTACAACACCTATAAGCAGAGAGGGCTGCCCCCCGGACCCATTGGGAATCCGGGCAAGGACGCCATGGCGGCAGCGTTGAATCCGACAAAGGACGGCTACTACTTCTTTGTTTCGATCGACGGGCACCAAACCGAATTCGCCAAGACGTATGCGGAGTTCATGAAGTTGAAGACGCAGTTCGATGCCAAACAGAGCAGCAATGGCTGA
- a CDS encoding shikimate kinase has protein sequence MTGPLVVLVGPMGVGKSTVGELLAERLGAGYRDTDADIVAAEGRTIADIFVDDGEDHFRALERAAVREAVTGHTGVLSLGGGAVLDPATRELLAGRPVVYLSMDVDEAVKRVGLNTARPLLAVNPRRQWRELMDARRSLYTEVARAVVATDGLFPEEVAEAVLDALELRLPAGDITPPPGQEKTV, from the coding sequence ATGACCGGGCCGCTGGTCGTCCTCGTCGGCCCGATGGGCGTCGGCAAGTCCACCGTCGGTGAACTGCTCGCCGAGCGGCTCGGCGCGGGCTACCGCGACACCGACGCCGACATCGTGGCCGCCGAGGGCCGCACCATCGCGGACATCTTCGTCGACGACGGCGAGGACCACTTCCGCGCCCTGGAACGCGCGGCGGTACGCGAGGCGGTGACCGGGCACACCGGCGTACTGTCGCTCGGCGGCGGCGCGGTCCTCGACCCGGCCACCCGCGAGCTGCTCGCCGGCCGCCCCGTCGTCTACCTCTCCATGGACGTGGACGAGGCGGTGAAGCGGGTCGGGCTCAACACCGCGCGCCCGCTGCTCGCCGTCAACCCGCGCCGTCAGTGGCGTGAGCTGATGGACGCGCGGCGGTCCCTGTACACCGAAGTCGCCCGTGCCGTCGTCGCCACCGACGGCCTGTTCCCCGAAGAGGTCGCCGAGGCGGTCCTCGACGCCCTGGAGCTCCGGCTCCCCGCAGGGGACATCACCCCGCCCCCCGGCCAGGAGAAGACCGTATGA